The following are from one region of the Phycisphaeraceae bacterium genome:
- the dut gene encoding dUTP diphosphatase, with protein sequence MRRLHDGATLPVRQTPLSAGVDLPACIDAPVTLQPGDIALIPTGWAIAIPAGFEGQVRPRSGLSTKHGVTVPNAPGTIDADYRGELKVALINLGREPFTVEHGMRIAQLVIAPVALCEIVEVAELPTDPPEVRLRGEGGFGSTGIL encoded by the coding sequence ATGCGCCGACTGCACGACGGCGCGACGCTCCCGGTCCGCCAGACCCCGCTCTCGGCGGGCGTCGACCTGCCGGCCTGCATCGACGCGCCCGTGACCCTCCAGCCCGGCGACATCGCCCTCATCCCCACTGGTTGGGCCATCGCGATCCCGGCCGGCTTCGAGGGCCAGGTCAGGCCGCGGTCCGGCCTCTCGACCAAGCACGGCGTCACCGTGCCCAACGCGCCGGGCACCATCGACGCCGACTACCGGGGCGAATTGAAGGTCGCGCTCATCAACCTCGGCAGAGAGCCGTTCACCGTCGAGCACGGGATGCGCATCGCGCAACTCGTCATCGCTCCCGTCGCGCTCTGCGAGATCGTCGAGGTCGCGGAACTCCCGACCGATCCGCCGGAGGTCCGCCTCCGGGGCGAGGGCGGCTTCGGCTCCACGGGCATCCTGTAA
- a CDS encoding DUF2283 domain-containing protein, with protein MIVSYDQHTDTLRVVFRDGPVTESDEDKPGVILDYDAEGNLVSMEILDASRRVTNPRSVEVRASA; from the coding sequence ATGATCGTCTCTTACGACCAACATACTGACACTCTTCGCGTTGTCTTCCGCGACGGACCCGTCACCGAAAGCGACGAGGACAAGCCCGGCGTCATTCTCGACTATGACGCCGAAGGCAACCTCGTGTCCATGGAGATCCTCGACGCTTCGCGCCGTGTGACGAATCCGCGTTCGGTTGAGGTGAGAGCTTCGGCTTGA
- a CDS encoding acyl-CoA carboxylase subunit beta, translated as MTSPTVAINRLRELNEEYQQQERQIRLGGGPKAIDRQHEKGRLTARERIDRLVDDPQRFVEMGLWAAFNMYKEHGGASGAGVVTGVGPVEGRLCMIVANDATVKAGAFFPATCKKIIRAQRIAHMAHMPLLYLVDSAGVFLPLQEEVFPDTDDFGRIFRNNAVISADGLPQIAAIMGFCVAGGAYLPVLCDNILMTEGSGLYLAGPALVKAAIGQQVTDEELGGAAMHASVSGTVDFKEKDDESCIRRIRALVAAFNKATPRADAIDPSAPAPARAADEVYSLFTDKPGAQYDTREILKTFVDDGSFEEYRADYGGSLVCAYARIKGQNCGIVANQKKLVKPAAGGIQIGGVIYHDSAEKTARFIMDCNQKRIPIVFVHDTTGFMVGRESEQHGIIRAGAKMVNAMSNCVVPKISLIIGGSYGAGNYAMCGRAFDPFLTYAWPGSKCAVMGAAQATGVLATIEEKSRERKGETIDEATHKAILDAVRESYTEQQDIRHGAARGWLDRVIQPHNTRDELAAALAMTSNWPSEREFRTGVLQT; from the coding sequence ATGACCAGCCCCACCGTCGCGATCAACCGGCTCCGTGAACTCAACGAGGAATACCAGCAGCAGGAGCGTCAGATCCGGCTGGGTGGTGGCCCCAAGGCGATCGACCGCCAGCACGAGAAGGGCCGGCTCACGGCCCGCGAGCGCATCGACCGGCTCGTCGACGACCCCCAGCGCTTCGTCGAGATGGGGCTCTGGGCCGCCTTCAACATGTACAAGGAGCACGGCGGCGCCTCGGGCGCCGGCGTCGTCACCGGGGTCGGGCCCGTCGAGGGGCGCCTGTGCATGATCGTCGCCAACGACGCCACCGTGAAGGCCGGCGCGTTCTTCCCGGCGACCTGCAAGAAGATCATCCGCGCCCAGCGCATCGCCCACATGGCCCACATGCCCCTGCTCTACCTGGTCGACAGCGCGGGCGTCTTCCTGCCTTTGCAGGAAGAGGTCTTCCCCGACACCGACGACTTCGGGCGCATCTTCCGCAACAACGCGGTGATCTCGGCCGACGGCCTGCCGCAGATCGCCGCGATCATGGGCTTCTGCGTCGCGGGCGGCGCCTACCTGCCAGTCCTCTGCGACAACATCCTGATGACCGAGGGCTCGGGCCTCTACCTCGCCGGCCCCGCGCTCGTGAAGGCGGCCATCGGCCAGCAGGTGACCGACGAGGAACTCGGCGGCGCCGCGATGCACGCCAGCGTCTCGGGCACCGTCGACTTCAAGGAGAAGGACGACGAGTCGTGCATCCGGCGCATCCGCGCGCTGGTCGCCGCGTTCAACAAGGCGACCCCCCGCGCCGACGCGATCGACCCCTCGGCCCCCGCCCCGGCCCGCGCCGCCGACGAGGTCTATTCCCTCTTCACCGACAAGCCCGGCGCCCAGTACGACACCCGCGAGATCCTCAAGACCTTCGTCGACGACGGCTCGTTCGAGGAGTACCGCGCCGACTACGGCGGGTCGCTCGTCTGCGCCTACGCGCGCATCAAGGGCCAGAACTGCGGCATCGTCGCCAACCAGAAGAAACTCGTGAAGCCCGCCGCCGGGGGCATCCAGATCGGGGGCGTGATCTACCACGACTCCGCCGAAAAGACCGCGCGCTTCATCATGGACTGTAACCAGAAGCGCATCCCGATCGTGTTCGTGCACGACACCACCGGCTTCATGGTCGGGCGCGAGAGCGAGCAGCACGGCATCATCCGCGCCGGCGCCAAGATGGTCAACGCGATGAGCAACTGCGTCGTCCCCAAGATCTCGCTCATCATCGGGGGCAGCTACGGCGCCGGGAACTACGCCATGTGCGGGCGCGCGTTCGACCCCTTCCTGACCTACGCGTGGCCCGGCAGCAAGTGCGCCGTGATGGGCGCCGCCCAGGCGACGGGCGTGCTCGCGACGATCGAGGAGAAATCGCGCGAGCGCAAGGGCGAGACCATCGACGAGGCGACGCACAAGGCGATCCTCGACGCGGTGCGCGAGAGCTACACCGAGCAGCAGGACATCCGCCACGGGGCTGCCCGCGGCTGGCTCGACCGCGTCATCCAGCCCCACAACACGCGCGACGAACTGGCGGCGGCGCTGGCGATGACGAGCAACTGGCCCAGCGAGCGGGAGTTCCGGACGGGAGTGCTGCAGACTTGA
- a CDS encoding ATP-dependent helicase, with translation MTTGGDPIFLRSLNDAQRRAVLHDSGPLAVLAGPGTGKTRVIIHRVARAVAPREQGGLGASPESVLALAFTIKSAEELRQRLASMFETMGLGVGAAERVRAMTVHSFGSQVVRRFADRLGLPREVKVMDSAQQRRMLRSLVAEHDLFRSQAATGREAALDEAIGFISACRDDSVTTQRCAEWVARRESLIAKGLDPEHNGADGQPSPADADRTAALRAALPAQRDMARLFGLYDDRCLREGRITLDDFVALPVRLLRNDPASRAILRDEFRHIVVDEFQDWNVAQIELLTLLAPVARETGAPSDVCVVGDDDQAIYGFRGADDRAFARFASHYPNSTTVALTENYRSAPVIIETANAIIERASSRFDESKTIVAGRPDHPGFADARVEGVEHDPKAGESDGAAIAAMILHDRAEATDRDEPRPWNAYAVIARSGSHLDQIGAELAVQNIPTARRERSGALEDEFVKDLLAWIEALTDPRCAPGAGPRRMLTRPPVGVPLDDVIRYEREHRVMVEQSDETRGYLEWLTLAHRTDPRIGRFVETWDALRAFCAEHPADVAIDQICRRAIFPALDLLETHDRLRSGTRLARFVAFVRAKQPNLDAPGDLREWRAYFNDLDEKERERLSDSGENALRAPDDDAGEGVQLLTAHAAKGLEFDTVFLPRVWPSQGTFPSTNADGKAPLPPDLRQRGDSIAADEERRLFYVACTRAERRLVLLAKAKKGKTTTSKMGDYFLELAYNAGAGIRAAVVSAGDLMRRAGVEPAPVVADDQPTDADRSALLDRAERSYREEAAELLFAAGSADADENALQRVDAGLSRAARRMAAIAKIRASGLRIDAAGSLAEGDERLRRLLERVVAGARGPERLRPMQAPLFLSYSKLADFERCPRCFYVKYELELDEARTTELSMGHLAHLALDNFYRERRAAEADGRFPPGKDRLLELGRIEYERSEASRAPGGRVIREQLLAQLVNAMDKLHDDSDQVLHTELQIRMPFRLEGDAPGARPHLFTAKIDRVDLAPGGGFRVIDYKTGKATKTKLEIKNDDLQMALYALAVSWWSESGAQRDPDEALPLSNASPMGEAVRLGEIEPIPGVAEYWVLSTGQRGVIGFDALNLKKVVKTVEGYAAKMLAGEYKKGSDRDCKGLCDYLGG, from the coding sequence ATGACCACCGGCGGTGACCCGATCTTCCTCCGCTCCCTCAACGACGCGCAGCGCCGCGCCGTGCTGCACGATTCCGGCCCGCTGGCGGTGCTCGCCGGGCCCGGCACGGGCAAGACGCGCGTGATCATCCATCGCGTCGCGCGCGCCGTCGCGCCGCGCGAGCAGGGGGGGCTCGGCGCGTCGCCCGAATCGGTGCTCGCGCTCGCCTTCACGATCAAGTCGGCGGAAGAACTGCGCCAGCGCCTCGCGTCGATGTTCGAGACGATGGGGCTGGGCGTGGGCGCCGCCGAGCGCGTCCGCGCGATGACGGTGCACTCGTTCGGCAGCCAGGTCGTGCGCCGCTTCGCCGACCGGCTGGGCCTGCCGCGCGAGGTGAAGGTGATGGACTCGGCCCAGCAGCGACGGATGCTGCGCTCGCTCGTCGCCGAGCACGACCTGTTCCGCTCGCAGGCGGCCACGGGGCGTGAGGCGGCCCTCGACGAGGCCATCGGGTTCATCTCCGCCTGCCGCGATGATTCCGTCACGACCCAGCGCTGCGCCGAGTGGGTCGCGCGTCGAGAATCGCTCATCGCAAAGGGGCTCGACCCCGAGCACAACGGCGCGGATGGCCAGCCATCGCCGGCCGACGCCGACCGGACCGCGGCGCTGCGCGCGGCCCTGCCCGCCCAGCGCGACATGGCCCGCCTGTTCGGGCTCTACGACGATCGCTGCCTGCGCGAGGGGCGCATCACGCTCGACGACTTCGTCGCGTTGCCCGTGCGTCTGCTCAGGAACGACCCCGCCTCCCGCGCAATCCTGCGCGACGAGTTCCGCCACATCGTCGTCGACGAGTTCCAGGACTGGAACGTCGCGCAGATCGAGCTGCTCACGCTCCTCGCGCCCGTCGCCCGGGAAACCGGCGCGCCCTCCGATGTCTGCGTGGTGGGCGACGACGACCAGGCCATCTACGGCTTCCGCGGCGCCGACGACCGGGCCTTCGCGCGCTTCGCCTCCCACTACCCCAACTCGACGACCGTCGCGCTCACCGAGAACTACCGCTCGGCGCCGGTCATCATCGAGACCGCCAACGCGATCATCGAGAGGGCGTCGTCGCGGTTCGACGAGAGCAAGACGATCGTCGCCGGCAGGCCGGATCACCCGGGCTTCGCCGACGCGCGCGTCGAGGGCGTCGAGCACGACCCGAAGGCCGGCGAGAGCGACGGCGCCGCCATCGCCGCGATGATCCTGCACGATCGCGCCGAAGCCACGGACCGGGACGAGCCCCGCCCGTGGAACGCCTACGCGGTCATCGCGCGCTCCGGCTCGCACCTCGACCAGATCGGCGCCGAACTCGCGGTGCAGAACATCCCCACGGCGCGCCGCGAGCGCTCCGGCGCGCTCGAGGACGAGTTCGTGAAGGACCTGCTCGCGTGGATCGAGGCGCTCACCGACCCGCGGTGCGCGCCCGGCGCCGGCCCGCGCCGGATGCTCACGCGCCCGCCCGTCGGCGTGCCTCTGGACGATGTGATCCGCTACGAGCGCGAGCACCGCGTCATGGTCGAGCAGTCGGACGAGACGCGCGGGTACCTCGAATGGCTGACGCTCGCGCACCGCACGGACCCTCGCATCGGGCGGTTCGTCGAAACATGGGACGCGCTGCGCGCGTTCTGCGCCGAACACCCGGCCGATGTCGCGATCGACCAGATCTGCCGACGCGCCATCTTCCCGGCGCTCGACCTGCTCGAGACGCACGACCGCCTCCGCAGCGGCACACGCCTCGCGAGGTTCGTCGCGTTCGTGCGCGCCAAGCAGCCCAACCTCGACGCGCCGGGCGACCTGCGCGAGTGGCGCGCGTATTTCAACGACCTCGATGAGAAAGAACGAGAACGCCTGTCCGACAGCGGCGAGAACGCCCTTCGCGCCCCCGACGACGACGCAGGCGAGGGCGTGCAACTGCTGACGGCGCACGCCGCGAAGGGGCTCGAGTTCGACACGGTCTTCCTGCCGCGCGTCTGGCCCAGCCAGGGCACGTTCCCGTCGACCAACGCCGACGGGAAGGCGCCCCTGCCCCCCGACCTCCGTCAGCGCGGCGACTCGATCGCCGCCGACGAAGAGCGCCGGCTGTTCTATGTCGCCTGCACGCGCGCCGAGCGCCGGCTCGTGCTCCTCGCCAAAGCCAAGAAGGGCAAGACGACCACCAGCAAGATGGGCGACTACTTCCTCGAACTCGCGTACAACGCCGGGGCGGGCATCCGCGCCGCCGTCGTCAGCGCGGGCGACCTGATGCGCCGCGCCGGCGTCGAGCCGGCGCCGGTCGTCGCCGACGATCAGCCGACCGACGCCGACCGCTCCGCGCTGCTGGATCGCGCCGAGCGTTCGTACCGGGAAGAGGCGGCGGAACTGTTGTTCGCCGCCGGTTCGGCCGACGCCGACGAGAACGCGCTGCAGCGCGTCGACGCCGGGCTCTCGCGCGCGGCGCGCCGGATGGCCGCGATCGCGAAGATCCGCGCGTCGGGTCTGCGCATCGACGCGGCGGGCTCGCTGGCGGAGGGCGACGAGCGCCTGCGCCGACTCCTCGAACGCGTCGTGGCCGGCGCGAGGGGCCCGGAGCGTCTGCGTCCGATGCAGGCGCCTCTGTTCCTGAGTTACAGCAAGCTCGCCGACTTCGAGCGCTGCCCGCGCTGCTTCTATGTGAAGTACGAGCTCGAGCTGGACGAGGCCAGGACCACCGAGCTGTCGATGGGCCATCTCGCGCACCTCGCGCTGGACAACTTCTACCGCGAGCGCCGGGCTGCCGAGGCCGACGGGCGCTTCCCGCCCGGCAAGGACCGGCTCCTCGAGCTCGGGCGCATCGAGTACGAGCGCAGCGAGGCGAGCCGCGCGCCCGGGGGACGCGTGATCCGCGAGCAACTCCTCGCGCAGCTCGTGAACGCGATGGACAAGCTCCACGACGACAGCGATCAGGTGCTGCACACCGAGCTGCAGATCCGCATGCCCTTCCGGCTCGAGGGCGACGCGCCGGGCGCGAGGCCCCACCTCTTCACGGCGAAGATCGACCGCGTCGACCTCGCCCCCGGGGGCGGCTTCCGGGTCATCGATTACAAGACCGGAAAGGCAACCAAGACCAAACTCGAGATCAAGAATGATGACCTGCAGATGGCGCTCTACGCGCTCGCGGTCTCGTGGTGGAGCGAATCGGGAGCGCAGCGCGACCCCGACGAGGCGCTTCCGCTCTCGAACGCATCGCCGATGGGCGAGGCGGTGCGACTCGGCGAGATCGAGCCCATCCCGGGCGTCGCGGAGTACTGGGTCCTCTCCACGGGCCAGCGCGGCGTCATCGGCTTCGACGCGCTCAACCTGAAGAAGGTCGTGAAGACTGTCGAGGGGTACGCCGCGAAGATGCTCGCCGGGGAATACAAGAAGGGCAGCGATCGCGACTGCAAGGGGCTGTGCGACTACCTCGGGGGGTGA
- a CDS encoding DUF4258 domain-containing protein yields the protein MKWSKDQVELSSHALEQMGARGIGREQVEAVLAAPEAVLDVREGRVVAQAVLEVATEQRRYLYRVFVDIDREPAVVVTAYRTSQIEKYRNRP from the coding sequence TTGAAATGGTCGAAAGATCAGGTCGAGTTGTCGTCCCACGCGTTGGAACAGATGGGCGCGAGAGGGATCGGCCGGGAGCAGGTTGAGGCGGTTCTCGCCGCCCCGGAAGCGGTTCTGGATGTCCGGGAGGGCCGTGTGGTGGCCCAGGCGGTCCTGGAAGTCGCGACCGAGCAACGCCGATACCTCTATCGCGTGTTCGTCGACATTGACCGTGAACCCGCCGTCGTTGTCACGGCGTACCGTACGAGTCAGATCGAGAAGTATCGGAACCGCCCATGA
- a CDS encoding FAD-dependent oxidoreductase yields MLTPSTDIHDAIIVGAGLAGLVCALELQARGVGVIILDASDAPGGRVRTDEVDGFLLDRGFQVLLTAYPEARRHLDYAALDLKPFYPGALVRADGKLRRLADPLRRPSDLVESIFSPVATLSDKVRIAELILKLKSGPLDRLFDEPEVETIDYLKEHGFSEKVIERFFRPFFGGVFHDRDLRKSSRMFRFVMRMFAEGDASIPAKGMGQIPAQLASKLEPGSLRLNARVVSIDNGAVTLDTAEILRAREVIVATEGPEARRLLGEALPPVESNSVTCVYFAAERSPIDEPALVLNGEAEGPVNNLCVPSMVSKHYAPAGAHLISASVIGNPSDSDDALEAAVRTQLTNWFGSDVSGWRRLRTYRIEHAQPALIPPAIDPHVRASRVAPGLHAIGDHRATSSINGAMLSGRLCAEAIG; encoded by the coding sequence GTGCTCACCCCCTCCACAGACATCCACGACGCCATCATCGTCGGCGCCGGCCTCGCCGGGCTCGTCTGCGCCCTCGAACTCCAGGCCCGAGGCGTCGGCGTGATCATCCTCGACGCGTCCGACGCGCCGGGCGGGCGAGTGCGCACCGATGAAGTCGACGGCTTCCTCCTCGACCGGGGTTTCCAGGTCCTCCTCACCGCCTACCCCGAGGCACGCCGACACCTCGACTACGCCGCCCTCGACCTCAAACCTTTCTACCCCGGCGCCCTCGTGCGCGCCGACGGGAAACTCCGGCGCCTCGCCGACCCGCTTCGCAGGCCCTCCGACCTCGTCGAGTCCATCTTCTCCCCGGTCGCGACGCTCTCCGACAAGGTCAGGATCGCGGAACTCATCCTCAAACTGAAGTCCGGCCCGCTCGATCGCCTCTTCGACGAGCCCGAGGTCGAGACCATCGACTACCTCAAGGAGCACGGCTTCTCCGAGAAGGTCATCGAGAGGTTCTTCCGACCGTTCTTCGGGGGCGTTTTCCACGATCGCGACCTGCGCAAGAGCAGCCGCATGTTCCGCTTCGTGATGCGCATGTTCGCTGAGGGCGACGCGTCGATCCCGGCGAAGGGCATGGGCCAGATCCCGGCGCAACTCGCGTCGAAACTCGAGCCCGGCTCGCTGCGCCTCAACGCGCGCGTCGTGTCCATCGACAACGGCGCCGTCACCCTCGACACCGCCGAGATCCTGCGCGCGCGAGAGGTCATCGTCGCGACCGAGGGCCCCGAGGCGCGCCGCCTCCTGGGCGAAGCGCTCCCGCCCGTCGAGAGCAACAGCGTGACCTGCGTGTACTTCGCCGCCGAGCGCTCCCCCATCGACGAACCCGCGCTCGTCCTCAACGGCGAAGCCGAGGGTCCTGTGAACAACCTGTGCGTCCCCTCGATGGTGTCGAAGCACTACGCCCCCGCCGGCGCGCACCTCATCTCCGCGAGCGTGATCGGCAACCCCAGCGACAGCGACGACGCGCTCGAAGCCGCAGTGCGCACGCAGCTGACGAACTGGTTCGGCAGCGATGTCTCGGGGTGGCGCCGCCTTCGCACCTACCGCATCGAGCACGCCCAGCCGGCGCTCATCCCCCCGGCGATCGACCCCCACGTGCGCGCCAGCCGCGTCGCCCCGGGCCTCCACGCGATCGGCGACCATCGCGCCACCTCGTCCATCAACGGCGCGATGCTCTCGGGCCGGCTCTGCGCGGAAGCCATTGGATAG
- a CDS encoding site-2 protease family protein, whose translation MGSRFYLFTILGFPVYADASWFIIVLLIVWRLSAGYFPFAAPGYDDSAYLVMGVLGALGLFGSVLLHEVGHMLEARRRHIPTGAITLHLFGGLAEMYAAPRKPSEEATVALAGPLVSLLLGAGFYGLGYGLEGAGVTPGLTSVVFYLGFINLALLVFNMIPAFPLDGGRVLRSILWAVTGKIQWATRVSANLGMGFGVVLIGMGVLSYMGAGIGGGLWWILIGAYLLMTANAVRRGHAG comes from the coding sequence ATGGGCTCCCGCTTCTACCTGTTCACCATCCTGGGCTTCCCCGTCTACGCCGACGCGAGTTGGTTCATCATCGTGCTGCTCATCGTGTGGCGTCTGTCGGCGGGGTACTTCCCCTTCGCGGCGCCCGGGTACGACGACAGCGCGTACCTGGTCATGGGCGTGCTCGGCGCGCTGGGGCTGTTCGGCTCGGTCCTCCTCCACGAGGTCGGGCACATGCTCGAGGCGCGGCGTCGTCACATCCCCACCGGCGCGATCACGCTCCATCTTTTCGGCGGGCTGGCCGAGATGTACGCGGCGCCGCGGAAGCCATCCGAGGAAGCCACCGTCGCCCTCGCCGGCCCGCTCGTGAGTCTGCTGCTGGGCGCCGGGTTCTATGGGCTCGGCTACGGGCTCGAGGGCGCCGGCGTCACGCCGGGGCTGACGTCGGTCGTGTTCTACCTGGGGTTCATCAACCTCGCCCTGCTGGTGTTCAACATGATCCCGGCGTTCCCCCTCGACGGCGGGCGCGTGCTGCGCTCGATCCTGTGGGCGGTCACCGGCAAGATCCAGTGGGCCACGCGCGTGTCGGCCAATCTGGGCATGGGCTTCGGCGTCGTGCTGATCGGCATGGGCGTGCTGTCCTACATGGGCGCCGGCATCGGCGGCGGGCTGTGGTGGATCCTGATCGGCGCCTACCTGCTCATGACCGCGAACGCGGTGCGCCGCGGGCACGCGGGGTGA
- a CDS encoding ligase-associated DNA damage response exonuclease, producing the protein MTPSSLVTPTEHGLYCPEGDFHIDPWKPVERAIVTHAHSDHATPGCARYLCSTRGLRVLRERISPLPLVGGGRGRVFSSDLIIDTLDWNTPTTINSVRVSLYPAGHILGSAQVRLEHKGRVTVVSGDYKTDPDPTCDAFEPVRCDTFITESTFGLPIYRWPSQREVFDEINAWWRECQRDGRTAVLFAYALGKAQRLLAGVDPSIGPILIHGALARFEAPYRDAGVALPPLLSANAEHAKLHKGRALVVAPPSANDARWLRKFGPVSLAMASGWMRIRGTRRRRSLDRGFVLSDHCDWPGLLSAIRETGATSIGVTHGATRPLARYLTEQGLHAFVVPTRYTGETDDASDNSTEEAGVDA; encoded by the coding sequence ATGACCCCTTCGTCGCTCGTCACGCCCACCGAGCACGGGCTCTATTGCCCGGAGGGCGACTTCCACATCGACCCCTGGAAGCCCGTCGAGCGCGCCATCGTCACCCACGCCCACTCCGACCACGCCACGCCCGGCTGCGCACGCTACCTCTGCTCCACCCGCGGCCTGCGCGTCCTGCGCGAACGCATCTCCCCCCTCCCACTCGTGGGAGGGGGCAGGGGGAGGGTCTTCTCTTCTGACCTCATCATCGACACCCTCGACTGGAACACCCCCACCACCATCAACTCCGTCCGCGTCTCCCTCTACCCCGCAGGCCACATCCTTGGCAGCGCGCAGGTGCGCCTCGAACACAAGGGGCGCGTCACCGTCGTCTCGGGCGACTACAAGACCGACCCCGATCCCACCTGCGACGCCTTCGAGCCGGTGCGCTGCGACACCTTCATCACCGAATCCACCTTCGGCCTGCCCATCTACCGCTGGCCATCGCAGCGCGAGGTCTTCGACGAGATCAACGCGTGGTGGCGCGAGTGCCAGCGCGACGGGCGCACCGCCGTGCTCTTCGCCTACGCCCTCGGCAAAGCACAACGCCTCCTCGCCGGCGTCGATCCCTCCATCGGCCCCATCCTCATCCACGGCGCCCTCGCGCGCTTCGAGGCGCCCTACCGCGACGCCGGCGTCGCGCTCCCGCCGCTGCTCAGCGCCAACGCCGAACACGCCAAACTCCACAAGGGACGCGCGCTCGTCGTCGCGCCGCCCTCCGCCAACGACGCGCGCTGGCTCCGAAAGTTCGGGCCCGTCTCACTCGCCATGGCCTCCGGCTGGATGCGCATCCGCGGCACGCGACGCCGACGCTCCCTCGATCGCGGCTTCGTCCTCTCCGACCACTGCGACTGGCCCGGACTCCTCAGCGCCATCCGCGAGACCGGCGCAACCTCCATCGGCGTCACCCACGGCGCCACGCGACCCCTCGCACGCTATCTCACCGAACAAGGCCTCCACGCCTTCGTCGTCCCCACGCGCTACACCGGCGAGACCGACGACGCGTCGGACAACTCCACCGAGGAAGCCGGGGTCGACGCGTGA
- a CDS encoding polysaccharide biosynthesis protein, translating to MTNASENSVRVSSPAAEELVVAADRATLDRIEHMLSGTGASWRRRAKRRGATGGSIDPSLLIGREPRPFDDAARARAEAALTGKRVLITGAGGSIGSELARRVATLNPSELILIERSENALFEIDREIRDRFPGVKRRAMLHDVVDADATMAWLLDIRPQTVFHAAAHKHVPIMEDHPAHAVNNNVFGTASIADASRACHAERFVMISTDKAVNPSSVMGATKRFAELYVRSLNQPAKRGGLMARRGASSPTRFSTVRFGNVLGSAGSVIPVWEKQLAEGGPVTVTHPEMTRFFMTIPEAASLVIQAGTLSLEEAAGADVFVLDMGEPLRIVELAERLVRLHGHTPLLAERGRDITDRGGAGVMPIVFTGIRPGEKIHEELAHASEELRPTPAAGVQAWASPPDEAEARRVRTMIEQLEDIRHDTSRDRVLSVVRRLCPTVGDAEQRPIQSTEESRSAA from the coding sequence ATGACGAACGCGTCCGAGAACAGCGTGAGGGTGTCGTCGCCGGCGGCGGAGGAGCTGGTCGTGGCGGCGGATCGGGCGACGCTCGACCGGATCGAGCACATGCTCTCGGGGACGGGCGCGTCGTGGCGTCGTCGCGCGAAGCGCCGGGGCGCGACCGGGGGATCGATCGACCCTTCGTTGCTGATCGGGCGCGAGCCGAGACCGTTCGACGATGCCGCTCGCGCGCGCGCCGAAGCGGCGCTGACAGGCAAGCGGGTGCTGATCACCGGGGCAGGGGGCAGCATCGGCAGCGAGCTGGCCCGGCGCGTCGCGACGCTGAACCCGTCGGAACTGATCCTTATAGAGAGGTCGGAGAACGCGCTCTTCGAGATCGACCGGGAGATCCGGGACCGCTTCCCGGGCGTGAAGCGCCGCGCGATGCTCCACGATGTCGTCGACGCCGACGCGACGATGGCCTGGCTGCTCGACATCCGGCCCCAGACCGTCTTCCACGCCGCGGCACACAAGCACGTGCCGATCATGGAGGACCACCCGGCCCACGCCGTCAACAACAATGTGTTCGGGACCGCGTCGATCGCCGACGCTTCCCGGGCGTGCCACGCCGAGCGGTTCGTGATGATCTCGACCGACAAGGCGGTGAACCCCAGCTCGGTGATGGGCGCGACCAAGCGCTTCGCCGAGTTGTACGTGCGTTCGCTGAATCAGCCCGCGAAGCGGGGCGGCCTGATGGCGCGCCGGGGGGCGTCGTCGCCCACGCGGTTCAGCACCGTCCGCTTCGGGAATGTGCTCGGGTCGGCCGGGTCGGTGATCCCGGTGTGGGAGAAGCAACTCGCCGAGGGCGGGCCGGTGACGGTCACGCACCCGGAGATGACGCGCTTTTTCATGACCATCCCCGAGGCGGCGTCGCTGGTCATCCAGGCCGGCACGCTCAGTCTCGAGGAGGCGGCGGGCGCCGATGTGTTCGTCCTCGATATGGGCGAGCCCCTGCGCATCGTCGAGCTGGCTGAGCGCCTGGTGCGCCTGCACGGGCACACGCCTTTGCTCGCCGAGCGGGGGCGCGACATCACCGACCGGGGCGGGGCCGGGGTGATGCCCATCGTGTTCACGGGCATCCGGCCGGGCGAAAAGATCCACGAGGAGCTGGCCCACGCGAGCGAGGAGCTGCGTCCGACCCCCGCCGCCGGCGTGCAGGCATGGGCGTCTCCGCCCGACGAGGCCGAGGCCAGGCGTGTGCGCACGATGATCGAACAGCTCGAGGACATCCGGCACGACACCAGCCGGGACCGGGTGCTGAGCGTGGTGCGGCGCCTGTGCCCGACCGTTGGCGATGCCGAACAAAGACCGATCCAAAGCACCGAAGAATCCCGCTCCGCGGCTTGA